Proteins from one Coccidioides posadasii str. Silveira mitochondrion, complete genome genomic window:
- the nad2 gene encoding NADH dehydrogenase subunit 2, producing MLISSILLLLLSNSFSLKRDISIYYSRIGIVIQIYCILICYNNIYISYLDLGLGLFGGLFNISSITIIFHIFIFLLTLFIFNLTGFYPRKYWSNEYLSIYKLLFTKLRIFVSNILNKKGEQYTIIEYTVILLFIVTGSIFLISSSDLISLYLSIELQSYGLYLLCTLYRNSESSTASGLTYFLLGGLSSCFILLGIGLIYANSGTTYLDSFYIISNLSNIINLNEVNTIYLDLTKYIPYCLLLITIGFLFKMSAAPFHFWSPDVYDGVPTIVTTFISIIPKISILVILLHLVHFSSYIFISSNYSWTSSLLVSSLLSLIIGTVLGLTQFRIKRLFAYSTISHLGFLLLALTINSVESIQSFIFYLIQYSISNLNAFFLLISIGYTLFFFINKNINHINLLDKNNSPIQLLSQIKGYFYINHTLALSLAITLFSFAGIPPLVGFFAKFIVLSAALQNGLVFIVLIAVLTSVISAVYYLNIIKIIFFDSHPYKFSSNLFNLKIPAEVIKNNNVIETIYFKSNISISNSLSIPISIFTLFILLFMLIPDQLLHISNILSIILFTPYLF from the coding sequence ATGTTAATTTCTTCTATTTTATTATTATTATTATCTAATTCCTTTAGTTTAAAGCGTGATATTTCTATATATTATTCTAGAATAGGTATAGTTATACAAATATATTGTATATTAATTTGTTATAACAATATATATATTTCTTATTTAGATTTAGGTTTAGGACTTTTTGGTGGTTTATTTAATATATCATCAATAACTATTATTTTTCATATTTTTATTTTTTTACTTACTTTATTCATTTTTAATTTAACTGGGTTTTATCCTAGAAAATATTGATCAAATGAATATTTAAGTATATATAAATTATTATTTACAAAGTTGAGAATATTTGTATCTAATATACTTAATAAAAAAGGTGAACAATATACTATAATAGAATATACTGTAATTTTATTATTTATTGTTACAGGTAGTATTTTTTTAATATCTAGTAGTGATTTAATATCTCTTTATTTATCTATTGAATTACAAAGTTATGGTTTATATTTACTTTGTACTTTATATAGAAATTCTGAATCTTCTACTGCTTCAGGTTTAACATATTTTTTATTAGGTGGTTTATCTTCTTGTTTTATTTTATTAGGTATTGGTTTAATTTATGCTAATTCTGGTACAACATATCTTGACAGTTTTTATATAATATCAAATTTATCTAATATTATTAATCTTAATGAAGTAAATACTATTTATTTAGATTTAACTAAATATATTCCTTATTGTTTATTATTAATAACTATAGGTTTCTTATTTAAAATGTCTGCTGCTCCTTTCCATTTTTGATCACCTGATGTTTACGACGGTGTTCCTACTATTGTAACTACTTTTATATCTATTATACCTAAAATATCTATATTAGTTATTTTATTACATTTAGTTCATTTTTCTAGTTATATTTTTATTTCTTCTAATTATAGTTGAACTTCTAGTTTATTAGTTAGTAGTTTATTATCTTTAATTATTGGTACTGTATTAGGTTTAACTCAATTTAGAATTAAAAGATTATTTGCTTATAGTACAATATCTCATTTAGGTTTCTTATTATTAGCTTTAACTATTAATAGTGTTGAATCTATACAATCTTTTATATTTTATCTTATACAATATAGTATCTCTAATTTAAATGCTTTCTTTTTATTAATTAGTATAGGTTATACTTTATTTTTCTTTATTAATAAAAATATTAATCATATTAATCTTTTAGATAAAAATAATTCTCCTATACAACTTTTAAGTCAAATTAAGGGTTATTTCTATATAAATCATACTTTAGCTTTAAGTCTTGCTATTACTTTATTCTCTTTTGCTGGTATTCCTCCTCTTGTTGGTTTCTTTGCTAAATTTATCGTTTTATCTGCTGCTTTACAAAATGGTCTTGTTTTTATTGTACTTATTGCTGTTTTAACTAGTGTTATTAGTGCTGTTTATTATTTAAATATTATTAAAATTATCTTCTTTGATTCTCACCCTTACAAATTTAGTTCTAATTTATTTAATCTAAAAATACCTGCAGAAGTTATTAAAAATAATAATGTTATAGAAACTATCTATTTTAAATCTAATATCTCTATTTCTAATTCTTTATCTATACCTATCTCTATTTTTACTCTATTTATTTTATTATTTATGCTTATACCTGATCAATTATTACATATTTCTAATATACTTTCTATTATTTTATTTACACCATATTTATTTTAA
- a CDS encoding uncharacterized protein (LAGLIDADG): MLILSTKSLYPKGLSPKLLEVYPKEKIIPLIKPIFEPSNMKLDLNWITGFTQADGTFGLNYTKEPRVNLGFRSLPQFRVTQHERDLIVLKRIIETLGCGTIVKPSGDRDRYSISVANISDLVNIVRPFEKCPLYGAKNLDFLDFCKGICIIKNKGHLTRKGLKELKDLAYRMNTYRKF, encoded by the coding sequence ATGCTAATATTATCCACAAAATCTTTATACCCTAAAGGTTTATCCCCCAAATTATTAGAAGTTTATCCTAAAGAAAAAATAATACCTCTTATTAAACCTATATTTGAACCTAGCAATATGAAATTAGACCTTAATTGGATAACGGGTTTCACACAAGCTGATGGTACATTTGGATTAAATTATACTAAAGAGCCAAGAGTTAATTTAGGATTCAGATCTCTACCACAGTTCCGTGTTACTCAACATGAGCGTGATTTAATAGTTTTAAAAAGAATTATTGAAACATTGGGTTGTGGTACTATAGTTAAACCTTCTGGAGATAGAGATAGATATAGTATATCTGTCGCAAATATTTCAGATTTAGTTAATATTGTAAGACCTTTTGAAAAATGCCCTCTTTATGGTGCAAAAAATCTAGATTTTTTGGATTTTTGTAAAGGGATATGCATTATTAAAAATAAAGGTCATTTGACTAGAAAAGGTTTAAAGGAACTGAAAGACTTAGCTTATCGAATGAATACTTACAGAAAGTTTTAG
- the atp9 gene encoding ATP synthase F0 subunit c, with amino-acid sequence MIQAAKIIGTGLATTGLIGAGVGIGVVFGALILGVARNPSLRGQLFSYAILGFAFAEATGLSE; translated from the coding sequence ATGATTCAAGCAGCAAAAATAATAGGTACAGGTTTAGCTACAACAGGTTTAATAGGTGCTGGTGTTGGAATAGGTGTAGTTTTCGGTGCATTAATATTAGGTGTTGCTAGAAACCCTTCATTAAGAGGTCAATTATTCTCATACGCTATTTTAGGTTTTGCTTTTGCTGAAGCAACTGGATTAAGCGAATAG
- the nad5 gene encoding NADH dehydrogenase subunit 5: MYLVIILLPLLGSIVSGFFGRKVGVKGAQIITCSLIIITTLLSILAFFEVGYNNVPIEINLIRWIDSESLYVLWGFYFDSLTVCMLLPVLIVSSLVHIYSIGYMSHDPHVQRFFSYLSLFTFMMIILVTANNYLLMFLGWEGVGVCSYLLVNFWFTRIAANQSSISAFLTNRVGDCFLTIGMFIILWSLGNIDYSTVFSLSPYINQNIITLIGICLLIGAMAKSSQIGLHVWLPMAMEGPTPVSALIHAATMVTAGVYLLMRSSPLIEYSSTVLLLCLWLGAITTVFSSLIGLFQQDIKKVIAYSTMSQLGMMVIAIGLSSYNLALFHLVNHAFYKALLFLGAGAVIHSVGDNQDFRKYGGLKTFLPLVYSVMLIASFSLVAIPFMTGFYSKDFILESAYGQFYLSSTIVYFIASIGAIFTTLYSVKVLYLTFLTNPNGPLNSYKHVDQGNIFINLPLFILAIFSIFFGYITKDIFIGLGTGFYSDNSLFVHPSHEIILDTEFAVPTIFKLLPFIFTISLSFIAFIFSEFFGKLLINFKFSNLGYNIFSFLNQRFLIEFFYNKYITDIVLKLGGQTTKVLDKGSVEYLGPYGLEKTLVKLSNNIGSLSTGIITSYALYILIGLIFYLCLLYFSFIDNNILFLILFAIFFTINNK, from the exons ATGTATTTAGTTATTATTTTATTACCTTTATTAGGTTCCATAGTTTCAGGTTTTTTTGGTAGAAAAGTTGGTGTAAAAGGAGCGCAAATAATTACATGTAGTTTAATTATTATTACTACTTTATTATCTATATTAGCTTTTTTTGAAGTAGGTTATAATAATGTTCCTATAGAAATAAATCTTATAAGATGAATTGATTCAGAATCTCTTTATGTTTTATGAGGTTTTTATTTTGATAGTTTAACTGTTTGTATGTTATTACCTGTATTAATAGTTTCTAGTTTAGTACATATATATTCTATTGGTTATATGAGTCATGATCCTCATGTTCAAAGGTTTTTTAGCTATTTAAGCTTATTCACTTTTATGATGATTATACTTGTTACAGCTAATAATTATTTATTAATGTTTTTAGGGTGAGAAGGAGTTGGAGTATGTTCATACCTTTTAGTAAATTTTTGATTTACTAGAATAGCAGCTAATCAAAGTTCTATTTCAGCTTTTTTAACTAATAGAGTTGGAGATTGTTTTTTAACTATAGGTATGTTTATTATTTTATGATCTTTAGGAAATATTGATTATAGTACAGTTTTTTCTTTATCTCCTTATATCAATCAAAATATAATTACTTTAATAGGAATTTGTTTATTAATAGGTGCTATGGCTAAAAGTTCTCAAATAGGTCTTCATGTTTGACTGCCTATGGCGATGGAGGGTCCAACACCAGTTTCTGCTTTAATACATGCTGCAACAATGGT AACAGCGGGTGTATATTTATTAATGCGTTCATCACCTTTAATAGAATATAGTAGTACTGTTTTATTACTATGTTTATGATTAGGAGCTATAACTACTGTATTTAGTAGTCTTATAGGTTTATTTCAACAAGATATAAAAAAAGTTATAGCTTATTCTACGATGTCTCAATTAGGGATGATGGTAATAGCTATAGGTTTATCATCTTATAATTTAGCTTTATTTCATTTAGTTAATCATGCTTTTTATAAAGCACTATTATTTTTAGGTGCAGGTGCAGTAATACATTCTGTAGGTGATAATCAGGATTTTAGAAAATATGGTGGTTTAAAAACATTTTTACCTTTAGTTTATTCTGTTATGTTAATAGCTTCTTTTAGTTTAGTTGCTATACCATTCATGACAGGATTCTATTCTAAAGATTTTATTTTAGAATCTGCTTATGGACAATTTTATTTATCTAGTACTATTGTTTATTTTATAGCTAGTATAGGTGCTATTTTTACAACATTATATTCAGTAAAAGTTTTATATTTAACATTTTTAACTAATCCTAATGGACCTTTAAATAGTTATAAACATGTTGATCAAGGTAATATTTTTATTAATTTACCTTTATTTATATTAGCTATTTTTTCTATTTTTTTTGGTTATATCACTAAAGATATTTTTATTGGTTTAGGTACAGGTTTCTATTCTGATAATAGTTTATTTGTACATCCTAGCCATGAAATTATTTTAGATACTGAATTTGCTGTACCTACTATTTTTAAATTATTACCTTTTATATTTACTATTAGTTTAAGTTTTATTGCCTTTATTTTCTCAGAATTTTTTGGTAAATTACTTATTAATTTTAAATTTTCTAATTTAGGTTATAATATCTTTAGTTTTTTAAATCAAAGATTCTTAATTGAATTCTTTTATAATAAATATATTACTGATATTGTTCTTAAATTAGGAGGTCAAACTACTAAAGTTTTAGATAAAGGTTCTGTTGAATATTTAGGACCTTATGGTTTAGAAAAAACTTTAGTAAAATTAAGTAATAATATTGGTAGTTTAAGTACTGGTATTATTACATCTTATGCTTTATATATTTTAATTGGTTTAATCTTTTATCTTTGTTTATTATATTTTAGTTTTATAGATAATAATATTTTATTTTTAATATTATTTGCTATTTTCTTTACTATTAATAATAAATAA
- the cox2 gene encoding cytochrome c oxidase subunit 2, whose product MFLKDIAQNLINFIFGDVIKLDAPTPWGLFFQDSATPQMEGIEELHNNIMFYLAIILFTVTWMMITIIKNFISTKSLISHKYMNHGTLIELIWTITPAVILILIAFPSFKLLYLMDEVMDPSLVIYGEGHQWYWSYQYPDFTNADGEFIEFDSYIVPDTDLEEGTLRMLEVDNRVIIPELTHTRFVFSAADVIHSFACPALGIKCDAYPGRLNQSSVYLNRQGTYFGQCSEICGILHSSMPIVIQSVSLKKFLLWLRDQMGD is encoded by the exons ATGTTTTTAAAAGATATTGCTCAAAATTTAATAAATTTTATTTTTGGAGATGTAATTAAATTAGATGCTCCTACACCTTGAGGTTTATTTTTTCAGGATAGTGCTACACCTCAAATGGAAGGTATAGAAGAATTGCATAATAATATAATGTTCTATTTAGCTATAATATTATTTACTGTTACATGAATGATGATAACAATAATAAAAAATTTTATTTCAACTAAATCATTAATTTCACATAAATATATGAATCATGGTACATTAATAGAATTAATATGGACTATAACTCCGGCAGTAATATTAATACTTATAGCTTTCCCATCATTTAAATTATTGTATTTAATGGATGAAGTTATGGATCCTTCATTAGTTATATATGGAGAGGGACACCAATGATACTGAAGTTATCAATACCCAGATTTTACTAATGCTGATGGTGAATTTATTGAATTTGATTCATATATTGTACCTGATACAGATTTAGAAGAAGGTACTTTAAGAATGTTAGAAGTAGATAATAGAGTTATTATACCTGAATTAACACATACAAGATTTGTATTCTCAGCAGCTGATGTTATACAT TCTTTTGCTTGTCCTGCTTTAGGTATAAAATGTGATGCATATCCAGGTAGATTAAATCAATCATCTGTATATTTAAACAGACAAGGTACATATTTTGGTCAATGTTCAGAAATATGTGGTATATTACATAGTTCTATGCCAATAGTTATACAATCTGTTAGTCTTAAAAAATTCTTACTATGATTGCGAGATCAAATGGGAGATTAA
- the nad4L gene encoding NADH dehydrogenase subunit 4L, whose product MNTSIILFLTGILGFVLNRKNLILMLISIEIMLLSVTFLILISSINFDDMLGQTFAIYIITIAGAESAIGLGILVAFYRLRGSIAIQYS is encoded by the coding sequence ATGAATACATCAATAATACTCTTTTTAACAGGAATTTTAGGATTTGTTTTAAACAGAAAAAATTTAATTCTAATGCTTATTTCAATTGAAATAATGTTATTATCTGTTACATTTTTAATATTAATAAGTTCTATAAATTTTGATGATATGTTAGGTCAAACTTTTGCTATTTATATTATTACTATAGCAGGAGCAGAATCTGCTATAGGATTAGGTATTTTAGTTGCTTTTTACAGATTGAGAGGAAGTATAGCAATACAATATAGTTAA